A window of Campylobacter lari subsp. lari contains these coding sequences:
- the rpsU gene encoding 30S ribosomal protein S21 has protein sequence MPGIKVHPNESFDEAYRKFKKQVDRNLVVTEVRARRFFEPMTEIRKKQKISARKKMLKRLYMLRRYESRL, from the coding sequence GTGCCAGGAATCAAGGTACATCCTAACGAGTCTTTTGATGAAGCGTATAGAAAATTCAAAAAACAAGTAGATAGAAATCTAGTTGTTACTGAAGTTCGTGCAAGAAGATTTTTTGAGCCTATGACTGAAATTCGTAAAAAACAAAAAATTTCAGCTCGCAAAAAAATGCTTAAAAGACTTTATATGCTTAGACGCTACGAGTCAAGACTCTAA
- a CDS encoding YajQ family cyclic di-GMP-binding protein, translating to MASEHSFDISGEIDKQELKNALEQAKKELDSRYDLKGIKSEIELNEKESVYKLICSSEAKLEVLKDIVISKLIKRGINPAGIKELNRESGANFRLNLKVNDAIDTDSAKKINKAIKDSKLKVTSSIRGNEIRVVGKQIDDLQSVMKIVKELNLELNLSFKNLK from the coding sequence ATGGCAAGTGAACATAGTTTTGATATTAGCGGGGAAATTGACAAACAAGAGTTAAAAAATGCCCTAGAGCAAGCCAAAAAAGAGCTTGATAGTAGATATGATTTAAAAGGCATTAAAAGCGAAATTGAACTAAATGAAAAAGAAAGTGTTTATAAACTTATTTGCTCTAGCGAAGCAAAGCTTGAAGTGTTAAAAGATATTGTTATTTCAAAGCTTATTAAAAGAGGGATAAATCCAGCGGGCATTAAGGAGTTAAATAGAGAAAGTGGAGCAAATTTTAGATTGAATTTAAAAGTTAATGATGCCATTGATACTGATAGTGCTAAAAAAATCAACAAAGCCATAAAAGATAGCAAGCTAAAGGTAACTTCAAGTATTAGAGGTAATGAAATTCGCGTAGTTGGTAAGCAAATTGATGATTTACAAAGCGTGATGAAAATAGTAAAAGAACTCAATTTAGAACTTAATCTTAGTTTTAAAAATCTTAAATGA
- a CDS encoding LysE family transporter yields MFLWILLIHFFGLILPGPDFFLISSYALRGGMKSALKASLGVSLAMSVWIILSILGLSAIFYQFPFLQIILSSFGACYLLYLAYGIYKNAKIGNIKVQKAHISAFLSGVITNLSNPKAIFYFASVFASFDFTKIQWMLVILVFVLILETIIYFALISFLFSKSFMVKIYQKNLKLIDYLSSFVFFAFAVFILSSNLMIMIN; encoded by the coding sequence ATGTTTCTTTGGATTTTACTCATTCATTTTTTTGGACTTATTTTACCCGGGCCTGATTTTTTCTTAATAAGCTCTTATGCTTTAAGAGGGGGTATGAAAAGTGCTTTAAAGGCAAGTTTGGGTGTGAGTTTGGCTATGAGTGTTTGGATTATACTTTCTATACTTGGTTTAAGTGCAATTTTTTATCAATTTCCATTTTTGCAAATTATTTTATCAAGCTTTGGAGCTTGTTATCTTTTGTATTTAGCTTATGGGATTTATAAAAATGCAAAAATAGGTAATATAAAAGTTCAAAAAGCTCATATATCTGCATTTTTAAGTGGCGTTATAACAAATTTATCGAATCCAAAAGCTATTTTTTACTTTGCTAGTGTTTTTGCAAGTTTTGATTTTACAAAAATACAATGGATGTTGGTAATTTTAGTGTTTGTTTTGATTTTAGAAACTATAATTTATTTTGCTTTAATTTCTTTTTTATTTTCAAAATCTTTTATGGTAAAAATTTATCAAAAGAATTTAAAACTTATTGATTATTTAAGTTCTTTTGTATTTTTTGCTTTTGCTGTGTTTATTTTAAGTAGTAATTTAATGATTATGATAAATTAA
- a CDS encoding UPF0323 family lipoprotein encodes MKHIKTILKLGMISGIAAISGGALSACSNNTNDSNNNALSQAANTQGAFVIIEETAPNQYKIKDQFPSDETRVVLKQLDGTERVLSKEEMDKLIQEEAAKIDNGTSNLTNPNNNNASMSSGGLSLGETLLASAAGAILGSWIGSKLFNNQNFTNQQRGAFSNQSAYQRSVNSFNKAGTNTASSSNAKKSGFFGGGSKATSSSSSSFGS; translated from the coding sequence ATGAAACATATTAAAACTATACTTAAGCTTGGCATGATAAGTGGTATTGCTGCTATAAGTGGCGGTGCTTTAAGTGCATGCAGTAATAATACAAATGATTCTAACAATAATGCATTAAGTCAAGCAGCAAATACTCAAGGTGCTTTTGTTATTATAGAAGAGACCGCTCCAAATCAATATAAAATCAAAGATCAATTTCCAAGCGATGAAACTAGAGTGGTTTTAAAACAGCTTGATGGCACAGAAAGAGTTTTAAGTAAAGAAGAAATGGATAAATTAATCCAAGAAGAAGCTGCTAAAATAGACAATGGAACTTCAAATTTAACAAATCCAAATAACAACAATGCTTCTATGAGTAGCGGTGGTCTTTCTTTGGGTGAGACATTGCTTGCTAGTGCGGCTGGAGCTATACTTGGTAGCTGGATAGGATCAAAACTTTTTAATAATCAAAATTTTACAAATCAACAAAGAGGGGCATTTTCAAATCAAAGTGCTTATCAAAGAAGTGTGAATAGTTTTAACAAAGCAGGCACAAATACTGCTTCAAGCTCAAATGCTAAAAAGTCAGGCTTTTTTGGTGGCGGTTCTAAGGCTACTTCAAGTTCTTCTAGCTCTTTTGGATCTTAA
- a CDS encoding glutathionylspermidine synthase family protein — MEFLKVNPLEKSYLDQIGFSWHTDNDGSDYLDSNLVCVSENEANAYYEAVNELYDMFVAAAQEVIDNNRFDELGIPFNLIDAIKMSWENDVHWHLYGRFDLAGGLDGKPIKLIEFNADTPTSLFESAILQWAILKQNNFDESSQFNNIYEALKDNFKRLITLEEDVSEFEKYYEGWKILFSSIAGSDEDMITTKLLAHIASEAGFESEFSFIDEVEFSPEGVFKNDVNFEYFFKLIPWESIAIEEGELAMLLTQIMQNQKAIILNPAYTLLFQSKGIMKILWELYPNHPLLLETSNEPLVGKKCVKKPVFGREGANVSIIESNGDVSFQTNGDYQNNRFVYQEFAEFNKNENDYYQAGVFFAYEGCGLGFRKGGLVLDNYSKFVGHIVKD, encoded by the coding sequence ATGGAATTTTTAAAAGTAAATCCTTTAGAAAAATCATATTTAGATCAAATTGGTTTTTCATGGCATACAGATAATGATGGAAGTGATTATTTAGATTCTAATTTAGTATGTGTTAGTGAAAATGAAGCAAATGCTTATTATGAAGCAGTAAATGAACTTTATGATATGTTTGTAGCTGCTGCGCAAGAAGTTATAGATAATAATCGCTTTGATGAGCTTGGAATTCCTTTTAATTTAATAGATGCTATTAAAATGAGCTGGGAAAATGATGTGCATTGGCATTTATATGGAAGATTTGATTTAGCAGGTGGACTTGACGGTAAACCTATAAAATTGATAGAATTTAACGCTGATACTCCAACTTCTTTATTTGAAAGCGCTATTTTGCAATGGGCTATTTTAAAACAAAATAATTTTGATGAAAGCTCACAATTTAACAATATATACGAAGCTTTAAAAGACAATTTTAAAAGACTTATCACTTTAGAAGAAGATGTAAGTGAATTTGAAAAATATTATGAGGGTTGGAAGATATTATTTTCTTCAATTGCAGGTAGCGATGAGGATATGATTACAACCAAACTTTTAGCGCACATTGCTAGTGAAGCAGGTTTTGAGAGTGAGTTTTCTTTTATAGATGAAGTAGAGTTTTCGCCTGAAGGTGTTTTTAAAAATGATGTAAATTTTGAGTATTTTTTCAAACTCATTCCTTGGGAGAGTATAGCCATAGAAGAAGGCGAGCTTGCTATGCTTTTGACTCAAATTATGCAAAATCAAAAAGCAATCATTTTAAATCCTGCTTATACTTTACTTTTTCAAAGTAAGGGTATAATGAAAATTTTATGGGAGCTTTATCCAAATCATCCTTTATTGCTTGAAACAAGCAATGAGCCTTTAGTGGGCAAAAAATGCGTTAAAAAGCCTGTTTTTGGTAGAGAAGGGGCTAATGTTTCTATTATAGAATCTAATGGAGATGTGAGTTTTCAAACAAATGGGGATTACCAAAACAATCGTTTTGTATATCAAGAATTTGCAGAATTTAACAAAAATGAAAATGATTATTATCAAGCAGGAGTTTTCTTTGCTTATGAGGGCTGTGGTTTAGGTTTTAGAAAAGGCGGTTTGGTGCTTGATAATTATTCTAAATTTGTAGGGCATATAGTAAAAGATTAA
- a CDS encoding D-2-hydroxyacid dehydrogenase → MKIVCLDAATLGGADLTAFESLGEFVSYDLTSKDEVIVRIANAQVVMINKIIIDKEVIDNTNLKLILQLGTGVNNIDVAYANSKGIVVKNAASYSTKSVLSHTFALLFAFLNQIPYYDKWSKEGKWCESKMFCDFSKTLHTLTGKKHGIIGLGAIGKEVAKVSQMFGSKICYYSTSGTNNNDEYEKVSLEELLKTCDAISIHAPLNDKTKNLLSKKELMLLKDEAILINVGRGGIINEADLAQVMNEKNIKVGLDVLEIEPMIKNHPLLSIKNKENLIITPHVAWASEESIQNLIQIVFNNLKEFIENGK, encoded by the coding sequence ATGAAAATAGTATGTTTAGATGCTGCTACCTTAGGTGGAGCAGATTTAACGGCTTTTGAAAGTCTTGGTGAGTTTGTAAGCTATGATTTAACTTCTAAAGATGAGGTTATTGTAAGAATAGCTAATGCGCAAGTTGTGATGATAAATAAAATCATCATTGATAAAGAAGTAATTGATAACACTAATCTAAAGCTTATTTTACAACTTGGTACTGGGGTAAATAATATAGATGTAGCTTATGCAAATTCTAAAGGTATAGTGGTAAAAAATGCCGCTAGTTATTCTACAAAAAGTGTTTTAAGCCATACCTTTGCTTTGCTTTTTGCTTTTTTAAATCAAATTCCATATTATGATAAATGGAGCAAAGAAGGCAAATGGTGTGAGAGTAAAATGTTTTGTGATTTTAGCAAGACTTTGCATACTTTAACCGGTAAAAAACATGGTATTATAGGACTTGGAGCTATAGGTAAAGAAGTAGCTAAGGTTTCTCAAATGTTTGGTTCTAAAATTTGTTATTATTCTACTTCAGGGACTAATAATAATGATGAATATGAAAAAGTAAGCCTTGAAGAGCTTTTAAAAACTTGTGATGCAATTAGCATACATGCGCCTTTAAATGATAAGACAAAAAATTTATTAAGCAAGAAAGAATTAATGCTTTTAAAAGATGAGGCTATTTTGATTAATGTGGGACGCGGTGGAATCATCAATGAAGCAGATTTAGCTCAAGTTATGAATGAGAAAAATATCAAAGTAGGGCTTGATGTGCTTGAAATAGAACCTATGATTAAAAATCATCCTTTGCTTAGTATAAAAAATAAAGAAAATTTAATTATCACTCCACATGTTGCATGGGCAAGTGAAGAATCCATACAAAATTTAATCCAAATTGTATTTAATAATCTTAAGGAGTTTATAGAAAATGGCAAGTGA
- a CDS encoding PepSY-like domain-containing protein, with amino-acid sequence MKMKLMLASLVCASSMFADVIVSPSALPQKAQEFLNTHFKGVNVGYVKQDVDSYEVNLVDGTEIDFIVNGDWKEVDGKYKGIPTGFIPKEVITKVQAAQPNAAIVEVDKRINGYKFRTNNMMEIYTDFKGNILGQKFDD; translated from the coding sequence ATGAAAATGAAACTAATGTTGGCTAGCTTGGTTTGTGCAAGTTCTATGTTTGCAGATGTGATTGTTAGTCCAAGTGCTTTACCTCAAAAGGCTCAAGAGTTTTTAAACACTCATTTTAAAGGTGTAAATGTAGGTTATGTCAAACAAGATGTGGATTCTTATGAGGTAAATTTGGTAGATGGAACCGAAATTGACTTTATTGTTAATGGAGATTGGAAAGAAGTTGATGGTAAATACAAAGGCATTCCGACAGGATTTATCCCAAAAGAAGTAATAACTAAAGTACAAGCAGCGCAACCAAATGCAGCTATTGTTGAAGTAGATAAAAGAATAAATGGATATAAATTTAGAACAAATAACATGATGGAAATTTATACAGATTTTAAAGGTAATATTCTAGGACAAAAATTTGACGATTAA
- a CDS encoding methyl-accepting chemotaxis protein, which translates to MPGDSFVYDKNRYAFASTHKNYTGNHPNISTIADAFSKTKNNEPFFYTSAEGNERLALCNNSNDYTVCNVAYVDTINNSSEKIAYIQAIIVIFTSILSVVLLYFIVSRYLSPLEKIQTGLNSFFDFINHKTKDSAMINVNTNDEFGAMAKAINENITKTKNALEQDAKAVEQSVETAKEIEAGNLTARITAIPANPQLIELKNVLNDMLSVLEEKVGSNMNEINRVFDSYKALDFTTEVANAKGGVEITTNVLGQEIVAMLRQSSEFANLLATQSGKLQSAVRELTDSSSSQASSLEETAAALEEITSSMQNVSHKTSEVIAQSEEIKNVTSIIGDIADQINLLALNAAIEAARAGEHGRGFAVVADEVRNLAERTQKSLGEIEANTNILVQSINEMGESIKEQTTGITQINDAVAQIDHVTQENLKIANDSAAISENVNKIANDILEDAKKKRF; encoded by the coding sequence ATGCCAGGTGATTCTTTCGTTTATGATAAAAATCGTTACGCATTTGCATCTACTCATAAAAATTACACAGGAAATCATCCAAATATTTCTACAATCGCTGATGCATTTTCAAAAACTAAAAACAACGAACCTTTCTTCTATACTAGCGCTGAAGGAAATGAAAGACTTGCCTTGTGTAATAATTCAAATGACTACACTGTATGTAATGTTGCTTATGTTGATACAATAAACAATTCAAGTGAAAAAATTGCATACATTCAAGCTATTATAGTTATTTTCACAAGTATTTTAAGTGTTGTATTGTTGTATTTTATCGTTTCACGCTATCTTTCTCCACTAGAAAAAATCCAAACAGGCCTTAACTCATTCTTTGATTTTATCAACCATAAAACCAAAGACTCAGCTATGATTAATGTTAATACAAATGATGAATTTGGTGCTATGGCAAAAGCTATCAATGAAAACATCACTAAAACTAAAAATGCTTTAGAACAAGATGCTAAAGCAGTAGAACAATCAGTTGAAACAGCTAAAGAAATAGAAGCTGGTAATTTAACAGCAAGAATAACAGCTATTCCTGCTAATCCTCAATTAATAGAATTAAAAAATGTATTAAATGATATGCTTAGTGTATTAGAAGAAAAAGTTGGTTCTAATATGAATGAAATTAACCGTGTATTTGATAGCTATAAAGCATTAGACTTTACAACAGAAGTTGCTAATGCTAAAGGTGGGGTTGAAATAACTACTAATGTATTAGGTCAAGAAATAGTAGCTATGCTAAGACAATCTTCTGAATTTGCTAATTTACTTGCAACACAAAGTGGTAAATTACAAAGTGCTGTTAGAGAATTAACAGATTCTTCATCAAGCCAAGCTTCTTCTTTGGAAGAAACAGCTGCTGCTTTAGAAGAGATTACTTCTTCTATGCAAAATGTATCTCATAAAACAAGTGAAGTAATAGCTCAAAGTGAAGAGATTAAAAATGTTACTTCTATAATAGGAGATATAGCTGATCAAATTAATCTACTTGCATTAAATGCTGCTATAGAAGCTGCAAGAGCTGGAGAGCATGGTAGAGGATTTGCTGTTGTTGCTGATGAAGTTAGAAATTTAGCTGAGAGAACTCAAAAGTCTTTAGGTGAGATAGAAGCTAATACTAATATCTTAGTTCAATCTATTAATGAAATGGGTGAAAGTATTAAAGAACAAACTACAGGTATTACTCAAATCAATGATGCTGTAGCTCAAATTGATCATGTAACACAAGAAAATCTTAAAATAGCTAATGATAGTGCTGCAATATCTGAAAATGTAAATAAAATAGCCAATGATATCTTAGAGGATGCTAAGAAGAAGAGGTTTTAA
- a CDS encoding TetR/AcrR family transcriptional regulator: MIKKLSSKSQARLEKIKQIAAESFLENGYEATNLKDIIKQAGGSFSCVYEHFKSKEGLFEAVLNDFAENHFLAILNKNMQLSPNANLEEFLHQFAKAYLGIFNDAKTIAIVRLLYSEIYNEKFDFGKWFKGGNRKEVEYVLQKRFEEENNENLAKNAEFLSYTFCAMLRGTFFIQSTFENKVLMSKKEQENHAKKVVKLFTQGVVNFN, from the coding sequence ATGATAAAAAAACTTTCTTCGAAATCTCAAGCAAGACTTGAAAAAATCAAACAAATTGCTGCGGAGTCGTTTTTAGAAAACGGCTACGAAGCAACTAATCTTAAAGATATTATCAAGCAAGCTGGTGGTTCATTTTCTTGCGTATACGAGCATTTTAAAAGCAAAGAAGGTTTATTTGAAGCGGTTTTGAATGACTTTGCAGAAAATCATTTTCTAGCTATTTTAAATAAAAATATGCAACTTTCACCCAATGCGAATTTAGAAGAATTTCTACATCAGTTTGCTAAAGCTTATTTGGGGATTTTCAATGATGCTAAAACCATAGCCATAGTAAGACTTTTATATTCTGAAATTTACAATGAAAAATTTGATTTTGGAAAATGGTTTAAAGGGGGTAATAGAAAAGAGGTAGAATATGTACTTCAAAAAAGATTTGAAGAAGAAAATAATGAAAATTTAGCTAAAAATGCTGAATTTTTAAGCTATACATTTTGTGCTATGCTTAGGGGAACCTTTTTTATACAAAGTACTTTTGAAAACAAGGTTTTAATGAGTAAAAAAGAGCAAGAAAATCATGCAAAAAAAGTTGTTAAGCTTTTTACTCAAGGTGTTGTTAATTTTAATTAA
- a CDS encoding ATP-binding protein: protein MKDLKLFLNDTFKSNIYKNLQCNEDEILILKHLCKNYLQANTSINAYNLLSEVFKNDEYEYLDHLKDLKNLIEKGFIIQIFSDFKASKNSSLLLNLLQCELSLSEVFLQVLENKTIQDYMQDQIYEDHIAYLKDEFFKIDLYQRLRFFAKSSQSKNIKKDITTFEAYIKERLKKSKISNVLAEIFKEYALNDKECLIFISLLKEEYLLNTENSYSRDCNFLLHLISENDMQKEENKVLLEEDSKLLSSNLLEYDEFVNSLGDVTKIFYLSDDILQRIINFKEPKKNKKIKLQNLVKSQDIFELIEPNINIDDVIMPESTKVLLESILKQQDKKVLERLNKWGIKTNKNIEAKIIFYGPAGTGKTMSALSMAKAMKKSILSFDCSKILSKYVGESEQNVRKIFDTYKELCQTSKQSPILLLNEADQFLSTRVESSGGADKMHNQMQNIFLEQIERFSGVIIATTNFLENLDVAFSRRFEYKIEFKKPNYEQRLMIWQKALPKNAKFDDSFDLKNLASHELSGAQIVMVVKNTALKAAISKEGIFKMSDFLHTIEKEIESSFDKNKIVGFKN, encoded by the coding sequence ATGAAAGATTTAAAACTTTTTCTTAATGATACTTTTAAAAGCAATATTTATAAAAACTTACAATGTAATGAAGATGAAATTTTAATCTTAAAGCATTTATGTAAAAATTATTTGCAGGCAAATACAAGTATTAATGCTTATAATCTTCTTAGCGAAGTTTTTAAAAATGATGAGTATGAATATTTAGATCATTTAAAAGATCTTAAAAATCTTATAGAAAAAGGTTTTATTATTCAAATTTTTTCTGATTTTAAAGCAAGTAAAAACTCAAGCTTGCTTTTAAATTTATTACAATGTGAATTAAGTTTAAGTGAAGTTTTCTTACAAGTTTTAGAAAATAAAACTATACAAGATTATATGCAAGATCAAATTTATGAAGATCATATTGCGTATTTAAAAGATGAATTTTTTAAAATCGATCTTTATCAAAGATTACGCTTTTTTGCTAAAAGTTCTCAAAGTAAGAATATAAAAAAAGATATAACCACCTTTGAAGCATATATTAAAGAGCGTTTAAAAAAGAGTAAAATTTCCAATGTTTTAGCAGAGATTTTTAAAGAATATGCTTTAAATGATAAAGAGTGTTTGATATTTATTAGTTTGTTAAAAGAAGAGTATTTGCTAAATACTGAAAATTCTTATAGTAGAGATTGTAATTTTTTATTGCACTTAATCAGCGAAAATGATATGCAAAAAGAAGAAAATAAAGTTTTGCTAGAAGAAGATTCTAAGCTGCTTAGTTCTAATCTTTTAGAATACGATGAATTTGTAAATTCTTTAGGCGATGTAACTAAGATATTTTATTTAAGTGATGATATTTTACAAAGAATTATTAACTTTAAAGAGCCAAAGAAAAACAAAAAAATTAAATTGCAAAATTTAGTAAAAAGTCAGGATATATTTGAGCTGATTGAGCCAAATATCAATATAGATGATGTTATTATGCCTGAGAGCACTAAAGTTTTATTAGAAAGTATTTTAAAACAACAAGATAAAAAAGTTTTAGAAAGATTAAATAAATGGGGTATAAAAACAAATAAAAACATAGAGGCTAAGATAATTTTCTATGGTCCTGCTGGAACGGGTAAGACTATGAGTGCGCTAAGCATGGCAAAAGCTATGAAAAAATCCATTTTGAGTTTTGATTGTTCTAAAATTTTAAGCAAATATGTGGGCGAGAGTGAGCAAAATGTAAGAAAAATTTTTGATACTTATAAAGAGCTTTGTCAAACAAGTAAGCAAAGCCCTATTTTGCTTTTAAATGAAGCAGATCAATTTTTAAGTACAAGAGTAGAAAGTAGTGGTGGTGCTGATAAAATGCATAATCAAATGCAAAATATCTTTTTAGAGCAAATTGAGCGTTTTAGTGGAGTTATCATAGCTACAACCAATTTTTTAGAAAATTTAGATGTGGCTTTTTCAAGAAGGTTTGAATATAAAATCGAATTTAAAAAGCCAAATTACGAACAACGCTTAATGATATGGCAAAAAGCTTTACCTAAGAATGCTAAATTTGATGATAGTTTTGATTTAAAAAATTTAGCTTCGCATGAATTAAGTGGAGCTCAAATTGTAATGGTGGTTAAAAATACAGCTTTAAAAGCGGCTATTTCTAAAGAAGGTATCTTTAAAATGAGTGATTTTTTGCACACTATAGAAAAAGAAATAGAATCTTCATTTGATAAAAATAAAATAGTTGGTTTTAAAAATTAA
- the ccoG gene encoding cytochrome c oxidase accessory protein CcoG, protein MNACITNYTKKRYIAYIISMVVFIALPFIKINGNHFFLLSFDHKKLNLFFIAFDTQELYLMPFLIMGMFLTILFVTTLAGRVWCAWSCPQTIARVIYRDLLQTKIFKIHKSTANKQKQVDGFFIKKALSIVIFYLFSLLMMSAFLWYFVPPEDFFVYIQNPADHLLLLGILICASLAFTFDIVYLGEKFCVYVCPYARIQSVMFDNNTVQVIYDEKRGGVIYDGHTKLYQKPPQGECIGCEACVKICPTHIDIRAGMQLECINCLECADACSKIQAKFDRPSLINWTSAKAIETREKVKYFRFRTIGYLVVLCGVFAALVLMGSKKENMLLNINRSSELYQIRKAHDGELIISNAYVFLFQNTDNKAHEYYFDVKLQGIDDGLEIIRPKKPFKLKAGEKDKQIVVLKATKKLADNDRKDTVIPLTIKAYSLDDKNIIITRESNFVYPKNSIIEHKKHR, encoded by the coding sequence ATGAATGCCTGTATTACTAATTATACTAAGAAAAGATATATAGCTTATATCATTTCTATGGTTGTTTTCATTGCTTTACCTTTTATCAAAATCAATGGAAATCATTTCTTTTTATTAAGTTTTGATCATAAAAAACTTAATTTATTTTTTATAGCTTTTGACACCCAAGAGCTTTATTTAATGCCATTTCTTATTATGGGTATGTTTTTAACTATACTTTTTGTTACGACATTAGCTGGAAGAGTATGGTGTGCATGGAGTTGTCCTCAAACCATTGCTAGAGTTATTTATAGAGATTTATTGCAAACAAAAATCTTTAAAATACACAAAAGCACTGCAAACAAACAAAAACAAGTAGATGGATTTTTTATTAAAAAAGCTTTAAGCATTGTGATTTTTTATCTTTTTTCTCTATTAATGATGAGTGCTTTTTTATGGTATTTTGTACCACCTGAAGATTTTTTTGTATATATTCAAAACCCTGCTGATCATTTATTGCTTTTGGGAATTTTAATTTGTGCTTCTTTAGCCTTTACTTTTGATATAGTGTATTTGGGTGAAAAATTTTGTGTTTATGTGTGTCCTTATGCAAGAATTCAATCTGTAATGTTTGATAATAATACCGTTCAAGTAATTTATGATGAAAAAAGAGGTGGAGTGATTTATGATGGACATACTAAACTTTACCAAAAACCACCACAAGGTGAGTGTATAGGATGTGAAGCCTGTGTAAAAATTTGTCCTACACATATAGATATAAGAGCTGGAATGCAACTTGAGTGTATTAATTGTCTTGAATGCGCTGATGCTTGTTCAAAAATTCAAGCTAAATTTGATCGTCCTAGTTTGATTAATTGGACTAGTGCAAAAGCTATTGAAACAAGAGAGAAGGTAAAATATTTCAGATTTAGAACTATCGGATATTTAGTAGTTTTATGTGGTGTTTTTGCAGCCTTAGTTTTAATGGGAAGTAAAAAAGAAAATATGCTTTTAAATATTAATCGCTCTAGTGAGCTTTATCAAATTAGAAAAGCACATGATGGAGAATTAATTATTAGTAATGCTTATGTATTTTTATTCCAAAACACTGATAATAAAGCCCATGAGTATTATTTTGATGTGAAATTACAAGGCATTGATGATGGTTTAGAAATCATTAGACCAAAAAAACCTTTTAAATTAAAAGCTGGAGAAAAAGACAAACAAATAGTTGTACTAAAAGCTACCAAAAAACTAGCTGATAATGATAGAAAAGATACCGTAATACCTTTAACTATTAAAGCATACTCGCTTGATGATAAAAATATCATAATCACAAGAGAGAGTAATTTTGTCTATCCTAAAAACTCAATTATAGAGCACAAAAAACACCGATGA